The genomic interval TCGGTGCAGGTCTGCGGGTTCAACCCGTGGGCGATCGGCGCAGCTGCACCGGCCTCGGGCACCATCGTCGGGCAGCACGACGTCACTGGGGAAGCAGTCTCGTGCGATCCGTTCGCCTATTTCCGCGACAACCACATCGCCAACCCGTCGATGTTCGTGCTTTCTCTTCCCGGACTGGGGAAGTCCTCTTTGATCCGCAAGATCCTGCTCGGTGCGATTGCGTGGGGGCAGACGCCCATCGTCGCCGGCGACATCAAGGCGGAGTACGTCAAGCTCGCGCGTCTCGTCGGCGGTCAGGTCGTCACCCTCGGTCACGGCGGCGGGCACCTCAATCCGCTCGCCGCCGGCACCCTCGGGCAATCCGTCGCCCGCATCCGCCGCGCCCGCGTCGACGCCGCAGCCGCGGGGGACCGCGCCAGGGCGTCGATGCTCGACGAGCTGATCGGCACGGCCGAGCTGACCGTACGGACCCGGCAGGTCAACGCGGTGTGCGCGCTGGTGGAGCTGATCCGCTACGACACCCACTCGGTGAAGGCCTTCGAGAACTCCCTCATCGGCACCGCCCTCGGTGAGCTCTACTCCGACGGCAGTGAGTTCAGCTACCAGCACCCGCCGCTGCTGCGGGACCTCTACGCGCGCATCGACGCCGGATCGGCGGCGATGATGCAGGCGACTTACCAGACCACACGCGAGGGATACCGGGCACAGATCACCGAGCTGATGCAGGCGCTCGGCGCGCTCATCTCCGGCCCACTCGGCGACATCTTCGCCGACCACACCTCCGAACCGCTCGATCTCGACGCCCCCATGATCGTCATCGATGTGTCCTCCCTCGACCGCGGTGACACCACCCTCAAAGCGGCCGTGATGCTCTCCTGCTGGGCCGACGCCTACGGCACCGTGGAGGCGGCACACCTGCTCGCCGACGCCGGCCTCGAGAAGCAACGACTGTTCCTGCTCGCCCTCGACGAGCTGTGGCAGGTCATCGGCGCCGGCCCCGGCATGGTCGCCCGCGTCAACGAGATCTCCCGCCTCAACCGCACCGACGGCGCCGGGCTGCTGATGATCACCCACACCGGCCGCGACCTCGAGACCCTGCCCACCGAAGCCGACATCAAGACCGCCAAAGGGTTCATCGACCGCGCCGGGATGGTCGTGTGCGGCGGGCTGCCCATCGGCGAGGTCGAACGACTCTCCGGCGAACTCAAGTTCACCCCCGCCGAAGCGAGCATGGTGACCTCCTGGTCCCGCGGGGCCGCGCTGCGCTCGGCGGAACGACGCACCGCCCGCGCACCCATCGGGCGGGGAAAGTTTCTGATCAAGGTCGCCAAGGACAACACCCCCGGCATCCCCATCCAGACGGTGTTCACCGACGTCGAGCTCGACACCGGAGTCCACGACACCAACGCCCGCTTCGCGGAGTACTTCCAGGGTGGCCGCGGCGACCTCGCCGCCGCCCACACCGGAACCGGGGACCTGTAGATGCGGCCACGCTACGAGGCGGACGTCCGGAACTGGGCGCTGAGCACCTACCGGTCCTCGCGGCCCAACTACGCCTCCCGCGACCAGTGCGTCACCGCCATCGCCGAACAGATCGGCGCGCACGTCAACACCGTGAACCGGTGGATCAAGACCGAGTTCGGTCCCTCCCGCGCCCCGGCCGCCGACGAGGTCGTGGCGAAGCTGCGGGCCGCCGAGGCGGAGATCGAGCGGCTGCTCGCGGTCAATCGGAGCCTCACCGACCGGCTCGCCGCGGTCTCACCGCGTTCGGTGACCGCCGAGTCGGTCATGAGCGGGGCGCGGCGGTGAGGAAGGGCGGGATCGTCGCCCTCGTCGCGGTCCTCGCGGCGGCACTGTTCGTGGTCCTGTTCGTCACCACCTTGAGCCCATCGGGCGACGATGACTGCCTGCCCTCGGGCACCTCCGTGCCGTCGGCCGGGGGAGTCCCTGCCGGCTCGTTCGCCAAGCCCATGAAGACCGGCGAAGCGCGGCTCACCAGCGGCTTCGGGCCACGGTGGGGAACGCAGCACAACGGCATCGACCTCGCCGGTCCGATCGGAACCCCGATCTACGCCTACGCCGACGGTGTCGTCTCCAAAGCCGGTGCGGCCAATGGGTTCGGGCAGTGGATCGTCCTCGACCACAACATCGGCGGCCAGGTCGTCTCCACCGTCTACGGGCACATGTTCCCCGACGGCGTCCTCGTCACAGTCGGGGACCGGGTCACCGCCGGCCAGCACATCGCGAACGAGGGCAACAACGGCGACACCACCGGAGCGCACCTGCACTTCGAGTACCACCCCGGCGGGTGGGCACTCGGCAACGCCGTCGACCCGGCACCGTTCTACGCCGCAGCCGCCGAGCCCGGTTCCGGTGCAGCCAGTTCCGGGGCACCGGGCAGCTCGCCGTCGACCACCCCGCCGGCCCCGGCCGCACCGGACGTCGCCGTGTCGGCGAGCGGTGCGGAGATGGCAGCACTCCCGGCGGCGGTCGGGTCGGAGGAGCACTTCCAGGTCGACACCGTCCGCGTCGCCCGCGCCGTCCACGCGAAGTTCCCGCAGATCACCACCATCGGCGGGTGGCGGCCGTCGGATCCGATTTCCCAGGATCACCCGTCCGGGCGGGCCGCCGACATCATGATCGACAACTGGTCCTCCGAGGAGGGCAGGGCACTCGGCGATCAGGTGAAGGACTATCTCTGGGCCAACCGCGACGTGTTGCAGATCGAGTACATGATCTGGCGACAGCAGTACATCCCCTCCGACGGCGAACCGAACGTCATGGAGGACAGGGGATCACCGACGCAGAACCACTTCGACCACGTCCACGTCACCACCATCGGCCACGGCCCGCCCGCCCCCGGGCAGAGATACGGCGCCGCACCGGGTGGGGCGGGATCGGCCCCGAAAGCGAACGGCACCTGCACCACCGCACCCGGCGCGGGTATCGGCGACCACGCCGACCTCGCGGCCGGTCAGATCCCACCGGAGTTCGAGAAGTGGCTGCCGCTGTCCGCGGCGCAGTGCCGCGAACTCTCCCCGGCCATCCTCGCCGCACAGCTCGAGCAGGAGTCCGGGTTCCAATCCGGTCTGACCAGTCCTGCCGGGGCGCGCGGCTACACCCAGTTCCTGCCCGGTACCTGGGCGTCCTACGGGTTCCCCGTCGACGACGAGACCGGTGAGGTCACCGGACCCGCCGGAGCCGGAGACCCGGACGACGTGGGGGATGCGGTCATGGCGCAAGGACGCTACAACTGCGCCGTCCTCGACGACCTGCGCCCCGGTATGGAATCCGGTGCCGTCACCGGTGATCCGGTGGAGCTGATGCTCGCCGGCTACAACGCCGGACCCGGAGCAGTGCAGCAGTTCGGCGGCATCCCCCCGTATGCGGAGACGCAGAACTACGTCACCACCATCACCGCCACCGCCGGCGACTACGACCTCGCCCGATGACCCGCCAAGGAGCACCCGTGTTCGACACCCACCACCGCCGACGCCCCACCGCTGCTGCCGTGCTCGCGGCCCTGGCTGTCGTCCTGATCGTCGCCGTCGGCACCGCCGTCGCGCTGTGGGTCACCGGCGACAGTGACGACACCCCCGCCGCCGGGGGCACCGACGCCGGGTTCACCATCGACCCCGTCGGCACCGACCCGGTCGACGTCGCCACCGTCGTCATGGCCGGCGTGTTCACCTGGCAACCGGCAGTTCAGGACTCGACCTGGAACGCCCTGCACACCCAGGTCGGTCACCTCACCGGCCCGATAGCCATCGCCGCAGCACAAGCGCCGTCACCGGCCCCGAAAACCATCTCGGACTGGGCGGCGTGGGCGCGCAACGGCGACACCCTCACCGCCGTCGTGCGGGCCGACGGGGACACCGCTGTCGACGGCGACACCGCCACCGTCCCGATCACCATCGCGCAGACCGTGCAGCACCAGTCCGGGCAGGCCACCCCGTGCACCACCTACACCGCCACGGTGACGCTGAACGACGACGCCGAGGGAGAGTGGAAGGTCAGCGACTACCGGATCATCAGCAGCAGCCTGTGAGGGCTAGTGGGCGGCGTCGAACGCCTCCACGACTGCCGCGGGGATCCGGCCGCGGTCACTGACCTCGTACCCGTTCGCGTTCGCCCACTCCCGGATCGCCCGCGTCTGTTCCGGATCACGCTTCGCAGGCTTCCCGGCGGCAACTGCGGCGTCGATGACAGCGGAGGAATGAGCGCTCCGCTTGCGGCCACCAACCCGCTCGGCGTGCTCGATGTAGTAGTCGAGCTTGCGGTGAAACTCCCTGGCGTTCTTGTCTTTCAGGTCGATCCGGTAGTCGACACCGTTGACGGAGAAGTCGATCGTCTCCCCGGCCCCGTCGGCGATGCCGCTGCCGTCGATGTCATCGGTCAATTCCACGATCTCGCGTTTCGTCACGGCCGAGATCGTAGCCGCCCTTTGATCACCTGAACGCATGAATGCGAAAGGGTGAGGAACTCGAGCGATCGCTGCCCGCAAATACGCGAACATAAACGCTGTCGTGACTCATAGTGCTCGTAGCGTCGCCACCTCACGAGGTAATAATAATTTCACGTCGCGCCGGGCATGCTGCCTGCACGACCGCCCTCGCGAACATCTCGTCTGATCAGTAGCGACATGGCCTATCGTCCTGTGTCGCCACCTGTGCACAAAGCAGTGTGGTTCCATCCCGTCGGGGCGGGCACCCTGTTTCGAGCGTTGTGACGGCGTACGTTTCAAACGTATTGGCCGGTCGACTTCGACGTCTCGATGATGATGCGCCTTAAGCGGGCGACTCTTGAACCTTCAGTCGAGGAGGTCTCATGCTGAGCCCGAAAACGCCATAACGGGCAAAATGCGTCGACAGCTTCTTATCCAGCATTTCCACGTACAGACCGTCGCGGCGCGTACCAGGCCCAGTGGTAGTCGGCGTATTGATCGACCGCCACGCCCGGGCACGGTGAATGATTACTTGATGGTGTTGAGGAACACGGGTGTCACCGTACGGCGGTGGAACAGCCATTGCCCGTCCATAGATCGTTGAAATGTGTCGGCGTAGTCGGCGATCATGACGGGGTCGAGGGGGAGGGGTGCGACGCCGGCGTGGGCATGGAGGGTGAGTACGCAGCTCCCTGTCACTGCCTCCGCCGTGAAGGTGGGGTCGAGGCGTAGGCCGGTGAAGAGGTGGCGGGAGGTCCGTGGCCCGCTGTTTCTGCGGTCGTCGTAGAACCGCTTGATCTGTTCGTGTCCGGTGATGACCCATCCGGACAGGTCGTAGGTGCCGTCGGCGGTGAACAATTCGTGCACCGTGTGCCCGTCCTCATGGTCGATGCGGTAGGCGAATTCGGCAACGAGAGCGTCGATGTCGGATCGGATAGTGGCGAGCGTGGTCATGGATTCTCCAAGTGATGTGACGTCGGTGGCGACGAATCGGGGTCTGCGAGGAGGGTCGGGAGTCGCTCGATCGCGAGCTCGACCATCATGGTCACCAGGGCGAGTGTGGCGTCGAGATCGTCTGCCTCGCTGTCGAGTTGGTGAGAGACGAAGATTCCGTCGAGCAGGATGAGAGCGATGCGGCCCACGGCAGTGGCTGCTGCGGGGCGTCGGGCGGCCGGTATCGCGTCGAGGGACGGTTCGATGGCCGCGATGACGACATCGCGTGCACGTCGGCGCACCGATTCCACGGTGGCTCTGACTGTGGGATTCTCGTCCTGTTCCAGGGCCAAGAGCAGAAACAGGCGTAGGAACACCGGGTCCCCGACGAGAATGCGAGCGGCGGCGTCGAGTCGTTCTGCAGCAGTGGCGTTCTCCTGGTGCGGCAGCGTCTCGACCGAGGTGATCATCGTGTCGGCGACGGTGTGCATGACGGCGTCGAGGAGGCCTTCCTTGTTGCCGAACGCGTGGTAGATCGATCCGCTGTTGACGCCCGCCCTGCGAGCGATCTCCGAAATGCCCGTGCCGGCGTAACCGCGGGTGGAGAACAGGGACGTCGCGGCGTCGATCATGGCTCGACGAGTACGTGCACCGCGAACGCGGCGCCCGTCGGGGGCGTGGCC from Rhodococcus sp. NBC_00297 carries:
- a CDS encoding ATP/GTP-binding protein; amino-acid sequence: MTTTFRPRLEPDLGLDTDVGVEVAVRMLPRGVRWLIADVDYAALAERIAAGDEDEPAAWTRTGIGLARWRNAGGRASGEVTGDPWWRSSTRSTARGHIGAGGGRMLAVPAAIEYEASSVQVCGFNPWAIGAAAPASGTIVGQHDVTGEAVSCDPFAYFRDNHIANPSMFVLSLPGLGKSSLIRKILLGAIAWGQTPIVAGDIKAEYVKLARLVGGQVVTLGHGGGHLNPLAAGTLGQSVARIRRARVDAAAAGDRARASMLDELIGTAELTVRTRQVNAVCALVELIRYDTHSVKAFENSLIGTALGELYSDGSEFSYQHPPLLRDLYARIDAGSAAMMQATYQTTREGYRAQITELMQALGALISGPLGDIFADHTSEPLDLDAPMIVIDVSSLDRGDTTLKAAVMLSCWADAYGTVEAAHLLADAGLEKQRLFLLALDELWQVIGAGPGMVARVNEISRLNRTDGAGLLMITHTGRDLETLPTEADIKTAKGFIDRAGMVVCGGLPIGEVERLSGELKFTPAEASMVTSWSRGAALRSAERRTARAPIGRGKFLIKVAKDNTPGIPIQTVFTDVELDTGVHDTNARFAEYFQGGRGDLAAAHTGTGDL
- a CDS encoding transposase, translating into MRPRYEADVRNWALSTYRSSRPNYASRDQCVTAIAEQIGAHVNTVNRWIKTEFGPSRAPAADEVVAKLRAAEAEIERLLAVNRSLTDRLAAVSPRSVTAESVMSGARR
- a CDS encoding peptidoglycan DD-metalloendopeptidase family protein, whose amino-acid sequence is MRKGGIVALVAVLAAALFVVLFVTTLSPSGDDDCLPSGTSVPSAGGVPAGSFAKPMKTGEARLTSGFGPRWGTQHNGIDLAGPIGTPIYAYADGVVSKAGAANGFGQWIVLDHNIGGQVVSTVYGHMFPDGVLVTVGDRVTAGQHIANEGNNGDTTGAHLHFEYHPGGWALGNAVDPAPFYAAAAEPGSGAASSGAPGSSPSTTPPAPAAPDVAVSASGAEMAALPAAVGSEEHFQVDTVRVARAVHAKFPQITTIGGWRPSDPISQDHPSGRAADIMIDNWSSEEGRALGDQVKDYLWANRDVLQIEYMIWRQQYIPSDGEPNVMEDRGSPTQNHFDHVHVTTIGHGPPAPGQRYGAAPGGAGSAPKANGTCTTAPGAGIGDHADLAAGQIPPEFEKWLPLSAAQCRELSPAILAAQLEQESGFQSGLTSPAGARGYTQFLPGTWASYGFPVDDETGEVTGPAGAGDPDDVGDAVMAQGRYNCAVLDDLRPGMESGAVTGDPVELMLAGYNAGPGAVQQFGGIPPYAETQNYVTTITATAGDYDLAR
- a CDS encoding histone-like nucleoid-structuring protein Lsr2; its protein translation is MTKREIVELTDDIDGSGIADGAGETIDFSVNGVDYRIDLKDKNAREFHRKLDYYIEHAERVGGRKRSAHSSAVIDAAVAAGKPAKRDPEQTRAIREWANANGYEVSDRGRIPAAVVEAFDAAH
- a CDS encoding nuclear transport factor 2 family protein, which encodes MTTLATIRSDIDALVAEFAYRIDHEDGHTVHELFTADGTYDLSGWVITGHEQIKRFYDDRRNSGPRTSRHLFTGLRLDPTFTAEAVTGSCVLTLHAHAGVAPLPLDPVMIADYADTFQRSMDGQWLFHRRTVTPVFLNTIK
- a CDS encoding TetR/AcrR family transcriptional regulator — its product is MMANDDEGHAPDGRRVRGARTRRAMIDAATSLFSTRGYAGTGISEIARRAGVNSGSIYHAFGNKEGLLDAVMHTVADTMITSVETLPHQENATAAERLDAAARILVGDPVFLRLFLLLALEQDENPTVRATVESVRRRARDVVIAAIEPSLDAIPAARRPAAATAVGRIALILLDGIFVSHQLDSEADDLDATLALVTMMVELAIERLPTLLADPDSSPPTSHHLENP